A window of the Tachyglossus aculeatus isolate mTacAcu1 chromosome 2, mTacAcu1.pri, whole genome shotgun sequence genome harbors these coding sequences:
- the DYNLT2 gene encoding dynein light chain Tctex-type protein 2 yields the protein MERKGRKVSVPPGAAPAGPRRERRPSMFEREAYTQILKERLRESIHDVHAVEPPFDESLTDLGKGELGSWKNTLAKIKYANTYRMEPYKKFQTWAIKMEIQQILKTRLKEVTYDEEICPSISIQLADEILATVKEFGFQRYKYITQVFFIQKTGQAVNIASRWIWDVAWDNWLSAKYETETYVVLALVFALYFE from the exons atggagaggaaggggaggaaggtgtCGGTGCCACCGGGGGCGGCCCCGGCCGGgcccaggagagagaggaggcccaGCATGTTCGAGAGGGAGGCC TATACACAGATATTAAAGGAGAGATTGAGAGAGTCGATTCATGATGTTCACGCCGTGGAACCCCCGTTCGATGAGTCACTTACAGATTTAGGTAAAGGAGAATTAGGGTCATGGAAGAATACCTTGGCCAAGATTAAGTATGCCAACACGTACAGAATGGAGCCATACAAGAAATTTCAGACTTGGGCAATAAAAATGGAAATCCAACAgatcctgaag ACCAGACTTAAAGAAGTCACCTATGATGAAGAGATTTGTCCTTCCATTTCAATTCAGCTGGCAGATGAAATTTTAGCAACAGTCAAGGAATTTGGGTTTCAACGCTATAAATACATAACACAAGTATTCTTCATTCAAAAGACTGGTCAGGCAGTAAAT ATTGCTAGCAGGTGGATCTGGGATGTTGCCTGGGACAACTGGCTCTCAGCTAAATATGAAACTGAAACTTATGTCGTCTTGGCCCTAGTATTTGCTCTTTATTTTGAATAA